One window from the genome of Natrinema caseinilyticum encodes:
- the mntA gene encoding type VII toxin-antitoxin system MntA family adenylyltransferase antitoxin, which translates to MRTSEETTIDKSLPLETLRAVLQEHSIQLAILFGSHASGETHSRSDIDIAVEFDTVRPSDPNYNEVFFGLSADLSEALGTDNVDLVDFQTTSPELAETIFDRGILLIGDPEHVADIRSQLTEIEEKTQSPRERFDAAVARINRHLSGSAVTATDGEPRDR; encoded by the coding sequence ATGAGAACCAGTGAGGAAACGACTATCGATAAATCCCTCCCTCTCGAGACTCTTCGAGCGGTCTTGCAGGAGCATTCGATCCAGCTGGCAATTCTCTTCGGTTCTCACGCAAGTGGCGAAACCCACTCTCGGAGTGACATCGATATCGCAGTGGAATTCGACACAGTCCGCCCGAGTGACCCGAACTACAACGAGGTCTTTTTCGGATTGAGTGCTGATCTCAGCGAGGCGCTCGGAACAGACAATGTCGATCTCGTCGATTTCCAAACAACGTCACCGGAACTGGCGGAGACGATCTTCGATCGAGGCATCCTTCTTATCGGTGACCCAGAGCACGTGGCTGATATCCGAAGTCAACTCACGGAAATTGAGGAGAAGACTCAGTCACCGCGTGAACGGTTTGACGCGGCAGTAGCCAGAATTAATAGGCATCTCAGTGGGTCTGCTGTGACAGCAACCGATGGCGAGCCTCGTGATCGATGA
- the hepT gene encoding type VII toxin-antitoxin system HepT family RNase toxin yields MTDDIFPADRLNRILNAVETIETSLGVLARKQSLSREAYHADSDTQDIVERRFVKMTEAAIDIGEELVKHERGTPPASNPQSMRALEELGILSASTAEEMAQGARFRNVLAHTYGNIIDHDVVYNALQDLERYRQFVLEVRDYLESIGALDEDVS; encoded by the coding sequence ATGACGGACGATATTTTTCCCGCTGATCGTCTCAATCGAATACTCAATGCTGTCGAAACGATCGAAACCAGTTTGGGCGTTCTCGCTCGGAAACAGAGTCTGAGTCGGGAGGCGTACCACGCTGATTCTGACACACAGGACATTGTCGAACGTCGATTTGTCAAGATGACTGAGGCCGCGATCGATATTGGAGAGGAACTCGTCAAACACGAGCGTGGAACCCCTCCAGCGAGCAATCCACAATCAATGCGGGCTCTCGAAGAGCTTGGTATACTCTCTGCTTCGACAGCTGAGGAAATGGCACAAGGTGCCCGGTTCCGAAATGTCCTTGCTCATACTTACGGAAATATCATCGATCACGACGTAGTCTACAACGCTTTGCAGGATCTCGAGCGATATCGGCAGTTCGTCCTCGAGGTTCGTGACTACCTCGAGTCGATCGGAGCACTCGATGAGGACGTCTCCTAG
- a CDS encoding PadR family transcriptional regulator produces MDDLTGFQRDLLYVIAGADRPSGQDIKNEIEQYYSSEINHGRLYPNLDTVVNKDLVEKGQLDRRTNYYVITDEGEQAIEDRHEWKSQYID; encoded by the coding sequence ATGGACGACCTCACAGGATTCCAACGCGACCTGCTGTACGTAATCGCGGGCGCTGACAGACCATCCGGACAAGACATCAAAAATGAAATCGAGCAATACTACAGTTCAGAGATCAATCATGGGCGGCTGTATCCGAATCTCGATACGGTTGTGAATAAGGATCTTGTCGAGAAAGGACAGCTCGACAGGCGCACAAACTACTACGTGATTACAGACGAGGGAGAGCAAGCGATTGAGGATCGCCATGAGTGGAAATCACAGTACATCGACTAA